CTCCTCGCCAGCTAATTCCTGCCTTCCCAACCCCTGCCTATCTCTCCAtagcgcgctgagccaggagaaaaaaaggtAGCAGTACCTCGGCTAtgtcaggatatacgtagcgtgagcgaaggttcagctggttattcttagttTGCCTGcttgtctaggattagcttgattgtcatgcttactgctgcttcaatgacacacgcACGGTATACACTTTATGTAACAcatgtctatttatttatttattattttttgctcaacgtccggttgcttctctattgccacaaagacggctcggtgatcagtgtagtaacacgctgccgtctctttGGCCCCAACGCAATATTTTGAATGATTGTCTGTCTGtgatacacaagatcaatggtggctccccattgggtcgtctgtacatatggaacactggctaagttcaggttaaacgtgtccttcaaaggaacaccaagagagtctgcgtcggcaagcagcagcgttcttggcactgtgccaaccttggtgagcttgcctgcgtttgtggcatgccaggaacgctgtcgctcctataggcgccgacgcgtccagcgctataaatactcgcggacaactttctgtggcaatgaagggaaagctacgggcgcgtgggtgctgcacatgtgttaccgcgccaagtagtccggcagcgtttgacagggcttttggttgctcggaacagacgctgaatagacgcagcttccacgtgcgacggtttcgcgtttgcccagacgcggaaggaaaaagccgcaaaataagtaaactttcaTACTCAGTGGTGCGTTCTGtattatttaactgttgctaataagctgtttgttttctcttccccagcccaAACCAACGtagattaaaacgcgggactcttttcagaagcgctctcatttgtgcgcgctttggcgccgtagctttctcttcattgccacagaaagttgtccgcgaatatagtcacgcgaaatgtcgcgaaagggaaggtacctccgaaaatgatagctcgagaataccttcctacatgcgtagttaagtcaAACCAAGTTAaggcctagcagcaaccaagttcatacctaacagtagcagccagtaagcttcgctgtgcctaagctttgcgcgacagagtgcaaacttgcctgatttttttttttttttgtactacaagggactactttgtcgtagtcacgggccgcacctgcaccgagggcggaagaccgtgatcttcagccctgtcgcaggcccgttgggcagcccgaagctggacttgaaggtcgtcgctcttgacagcttcttcccagtcttcttgcctgttgaaaggcgagtggtgcaacgcagaacattgccacagcatgtgattcaAGGTGGACCGTTCCTCgtcgcagtcggggcagcggggatccacacccggagcgtagtggctcagcctggatCGAGATGGGAaggagcccgtctgcagcattctcagcaccgaGGCCTGGCGTCtgcccaggggcggatccaggttttttctgaagggggggggggggggggggtgtcagcttctgtcaatgatgttgatgatgataatagtccttttttatttaccgaaattcaccgtttctgttcacgataaacccgcctctacacggctagtgcaacacctgtgccaaagccaggtatcggtttttCCGAACTTACAGGAATAGGATgttgcccaacacagccatgtgcttggcggctgtgcctgcaTGATAATACATCTAAGTCCGTGTTGTTTCTGATAATAAATTtcgggatgatctgttgcagaaTCGATATAGGTGAGTAAGGTAAGGCAGGGCAAAATGCGAAAGAAATTTGCAAATAGTGAATATCAAAAAAAATTTCATTCAGCACCATAAAACAAGACAGAAACATTCTTTTCGGTACAAGGTATGCATTACATGAACATACCTATATTCCCACTTTTCAAaagtttaagaaaaaaaagaaataataaatgtCAGAAATCTCATTTTGTCCCAACCTGTGGGGTTTTTTCTCCACAGGTTGGGACACGAGATGCTGCGTGGATCAAAACGAGGCCGTCTCAAAAAAATTTAGTTAGTTCAGTTCTTGCAGGAGAAGCAATTGGAATTAACTCCGTGAGCACCCACGAGTCCTCACGAACCCACTGTTCACACTACACACTCTGAATCCAAGCAGAACCTGGTGTTTGCAGATAAAGCTCCGCCAGTCTTTCTTTGTGCTATTGCACTTTCTTGGACGTTTGCGTTTTACTGCTCATTCAACGAATGTAAGCTAGATCTGTCCTCGGCAGTCTTCTTCGCCTCTTCTTGCCCTCTAGATGCAGAGCTGCGCAGGCGTTTCACGGCTGTCATCATGCTCAACTTGGCTTGGtgaagcgatgaagttagaacaGTGCTAGCTTCACAGTTTCTTGCCTTGGTTTTTCTTAATTTCGTCACTGGAGAAATTTCATGCAATGTAACGCCTCTTGGAATAATTTTCTTATTGTTCAGAGTGTTACTCGACGAGGCTATGTCAGCGTTAGTGTCTTCATCGTTTTCCACATTCTCTCCTGTTACACTGGTGGACGGCAGGTCGTCGAACTCGGGGTCTTCTAGAACAGTCTGGGAAAATGGCCACACACCACACTTTCGAAATCCAGATGATATTACGTCCGCACCATCCTAAACAAGAAAATATAATATATAATCTGCGTAAATAAATTATTCGCTTAGTAAGAAATTACTTATGCCGATTCAACGCCTTTTTGTTGCGTTTTGCCTCTTTGAAATGCCCGAATTAAAAAATATTCGCCTTTAACCCACGACATTTACAGAACTAAACATTTGGCAGCATGTAGCTAGTGGTGCAAAGCAACAATTTAAGTACGTTGCTGAACTGACGCGGGAGTCCCTTCATGCACGACACCGCAAATTTCAGTAAGCAGAATTTCACCCCTTTTTGGCGGGTCACCAGCTCACCGACAACAACCGTGCATTTTTCCCGCACGAGCTCTTCAAACAATCGCGAACCTTTTAGATGCTaggcatcttatggtcggggctatgtccctccctccctccgccgtgcgttgtccacacccctactgcgcatgcgcatcatcctccccctcctctcctcttcttgtctcatatcctctcctctcggcatttctCCTCTCTGACGCTCCTCTCTTCTCCGGATTGCTCAACGAATGGCAACGTtgacctgcggctccgcgcgcgataatgcgaagcagcttaggttagaggcgcgacggtaggcgccccagagcaACACCACCTAGTctcctagtctaggtggtgttgcccagaggcaccggcaacagtcaccaacgccgcgcgcgttcggtgcgaacgcgggcacaacgccgacggcgtcgacaacagttttgcgcgttgctggtgcagctgcatgtccaagtttaaacagctagctgataaaactaccttaagtcgaccccatggctgggtgttgggctgctgagcacgagattgcgggatcgaatcccggccagggcggccgcatttcgatgggggcgaaatgcgaaaacacccatgtacttagatttaggtgcacgttagagaaccccaggtggtccaaatttccggagtcccccactacggcgtgcctcataatcagaactggttttggcacgtaaaaccccataatttaatttttttaacacgaaagtgttttattccggggtccaccaagacttcacttcCGGGGCCCACCAAGACTtcacgtatttccgtcacggaaatacgtcatagaacataatacaaagaaagaaaccagaagaaaaagttccacaaacatgcaaaatttgggaatcgaacacacgacctctcggtccgcgacgatagatcgccgagcgtttaacccattgcgccacaaacgcattcgcagagagctacacagacgcgccttatatatctaacactcctccgtgtacccgcgctcttgctcggggcggtgccgccgcctacgagcagaaaagagaagtactgcattatgacactaaagcccgggatacatggagcgaactttctcgacgaacttcacgcgtcaagtaatacatgcggcgaacgccgccgcgcgttggccgccgtgttggcggcggtcccggccgcccgcttcgaactgaatttggcgttgtccttgtagaattcacttagttggaagcaaatgactgcgtaaacggctttcgcttagtctcaggccgcttcgacgacagagtattatggataaccttgagtagttttcgagatcgcttctcgtttcgaacgcgtctaagcctagcgaaagaaatatccgatgccaacgtcatctatcggggaagtcgggagataggcatgacgacagcatgtggcctctgagatcagaagatttctgttgaaggttgttgtagagagcttgcactgcttgtctgtttcctcgcagatcagcggatatgggatgtacaaatacaacgcgattcctgagagatcatactaggaactactcaatcggtgcagagacatgcagacacggcaacaccaacgcgattgcagacgacgcgaaaaggcgcgcgcgcgcgaaacaccagcatgcattgcgaccggaactagtgcctcctgattggctgtcgtccaccgctgcgcgctagacgcttccggcggcggcgttcgcccgacgaaaatgtttggacaggcagatcggctgcggacggcaaatttcttgacgccggccgtcggacgttcgccgcccgacgaagttcttcgctcggacgccggttattcgctccatgtattccggccttaacgcgcaccgacagtgaacgcttcggtggtctcagcactacgacgcctcgatgccagcattcgaagggacgctggcatcaagaagcactaccaacgccacctaggtggcgttcaccgtactcagcacagcggagcgtggcctccgcaattagctctgaaaatgtttctgaagttgatcgcggaggctgcaattacgacgcgctgtacgcgctgatttgactcggtgacgattcagttacgtgctttgtcttgcgcgttgtattagtgtgtcagttacgtgcttcgtctttcgcgttgtgctagcgtgtgcagcgtagtgcagcttccatatgcacgacggttgctcatggtcatcgacgttggtagtcgtgatggaggagacgtgccaccaggcgtcagcgtgggtgcatcaacgcctaagggcgctttagccacaaaacaccaatagacattatatatcaatgtgcaataaacattacactacttctgtgaagacacgtttcactttcgtgttctataccgattcctatataagagggatcaaccacattttttttaccccatggctgcttcgcatactactcagggttcccctacgggaagatggtgtaattttgtTTATCAAAAAGAATTTACAACTACCCCCACCTGTTGATGAAATAAAGAAACacgaaaaaacttttttttttacttgggtACACATGGCAGCAAAAGGAAATTGTTGCGTTTTGGCACGTGTCTCCTTTTGCCCCGCCTTACcctaagcacgggtccatctttggaatTATGTTaagacaccttgatttccttaagaagcttctttgtgttcggctgagacacctttgTTTGCTTTGGAAGACTGACGCTTCCTTTTCAACgcgccaaccactacgctggttgtttacggtATGCGAATGACCGCATATGAAGATTCACGacaagaacgatgtggcgcaGTAGCCGAGAGCGTGACCCAGCGTTTTTTtccttcatgttttgtttcccacgggacgtcccttttacacaaggcgcgcatctgctcctgtACAGGGAAGCTGTTAAGGTCTCAGTCCCCGATGGTCTTGTCCGCGTGTAGAAGAAAGCTTTCAttggccgtatgttgtatgtgcgagtgaaagcgcgcgagggacgcgcgctttcagggggagggaacgcacggcggagagcaaacgcgacttattccgtcgcgcgaaaggccgtggggggacgggagggaaggagggaaggcgatgtttagctgaggcacgaaatgcgtatcttaaATTGCACcctggcgcaaggggaactggcgactcaatcacagtcTCAGAACATTTaacgtaaaaggcatgcgctgccggtgttttgtttcatgacatttgtttatgggctgtcattctcaaaattctgaggagctgtataaacttggacatgtagccccaccagcaacgcgtagaactgttgtcgacggcggcggcgttttgcccgcgttcgcacccaaagcgcgcggcgttggtgacgtgtttatgaagaacgtgccaacctttgccatacgcCCTATGGCGGTCTGCCGTagcaaccataaggccatggtccctgtggtgactaaataaatgaagaccaccggatcatatatatttctcattcttcaaTAGTTCAattaaccaattacaccatcacatcttaatagtcataattggaaatgcataattcccaccatagtacagcttcgctggtataccatctccaccccagtggaagggctgacagattttttttcttttaagtttcgtttaccacgcgacgccatcttAGGCAGCATGTTGCCGCCGGGAGGAGGCGCGGCAAGTCGCTCCGCCTGAAGTTTCTCTTgcgtgagcgactgcagacggTGACGTTCGTCCTCGGACTCGTGGTCCTTcgacgcattctccgcttttgcacggtACTGCTTTCGCTGTGTGTTCGCGTTGTCTGCattcacattgctgctgtcgacacctctccgctttgttagctcttttctccggcgtgaacgcgctacgccgcgcccctggcttttccaggtgacagtaagaggcaaccgatgacaccctgAGGGGGAACTCAGTTAACCAGACGCGAACgcactcgcgcggacatcggcgtgcttgacaaagggacgtcccctcgtttaCAAGATGCCGCCGACGGAATGAGTAAAGCACGGCCGGCGCCAGAAGGTCCAAATGTTCATGAGAAAACATAACTACGACAACTTCGCGACAATACACACCTACGGAaaacaactaagcttgtgagcgagctagctttacttctacatcgCTGCTACCACTGATGCTCGTGAAAACATGCTTTTGAAGAATGCAGGAGGCCATATTTTTGCGAGAGGGCCATCACCCTAgctgtcagcgaggggcgatgcagaaatctgaggggggggggggggggggggtcaggacatccggacaccccccctggatccgcgcctgctccTTCCTTGTGTTgtgttcataaaaaaaaaagagcaatctCAGCTGCTCTCAGGGTGAGTACCTTGCAGTTCACTCTGCATAAGCACTAATGGTGCCGCACGAAGAAAGTGGCCATAAAGCATATCAGTTGTTTCTGTAAAATCTGAATGTTACATAAGCTTAACTACATCCACCTCACATTTAATTTGTATGTGCTTGAAGATGTGACCTTATTCAAGGTGATGAGCTTCCTGCTGACACATGACAGTCATTGCGTAGCAATTCAACAGAACTACTGcattgtgtttctttctttcttcattattCGAATTCCATGTTCCACCTCCTTCAGGACTTATTCCAAGTTATATCTTGTGCCACCTTCAGGTGCACTTAAAGATAAAATCTCGCCATTTGTATATGTAGTAAGCTTAGGAAAAGAACACAGCATATATTGTGCTGTGAGAATTCCTTCCGTGGTCGCTGTGTATGTGCTACAAAGTCACCTTTGCATGCTATTAAACGGGCCTACTGTTAGCACTCAGAACTAGTTCACCAGCAGTTATTTCTTAGGGATATTTCATATATATTAAGCTTAATGACAAAGCACACACTGCTAATACTCCCTTGTCCCATATTTAATTAAATATAAAAGATTTGAGATAAATTGAGTATTTGCTGTCCAAACTGCATAGCAGTAGTGTACATAACAATTTGCATGGTAATTGGAAATGCAATTATTATTTATATAATTTCCTAATAACTTTTTTAATGGCTCAAAGAGGCAGGTTGCATTTGCGGAAATAAAGTAAGGCTAGTTCTACTCCAAGCGTAACCTTTCGCTAGAAACTTCATATCTGCCACCAGTTTTGAGAAATGCATCCTCAACATGTGCAGCTGCAATGGAAAAAGATTAGTACAAGTGACCGATGACCCAAGCGGAGAAATCGCGGCATGCAGTGCTCTTGTTCCCGAGCACGCCGATGACGAGAGTGTCGGGCATTCCTGCTTTGAAACATGTATCGTGCTGACACTCATTACCAGCGTGCTCAGGAACACAAACGCCACAATTTCCCTGCTCCAGTCATTGGTCACTTCTCCTAATCTTTTTCCATTGAAGCTGTACTCTTAAATGCATTGGTGGTTAAATTAAAAGTTTTCTGCACTGTATCTTTCTACAGCGTGGAAACTTATCACCAGGAACAGCAGTGCCTTTCACTGCAAGGCTGTGAGCACGTTTCTCAAGATTGGTGCAAGGCCCAAAATTTTTGGCAAAAGGTTATGCTACAGGTACTGGCAGACTTCAATTCTGTAATTATACAGCATGTCCCTTAAAGGCAAtataagttaattagtgaaatgTTAATTATATTGGAAATTATTACACACACTCTGATATTGTCTTGTCtcaaaaatcaatttttgttaatttgagGCAGCCGTCATAGAAACACAATGTACACCAGTAACACATATAGGAAAAAGAAGTGGCTTTTGATATGCAGCAACTGTTTCCTTATTGGTCCCAGTGGGATGTAGcgttgaataaaaaaaagaagacgaaacCATTATCTGACAATGGATAGCATACTGTGCGTTGCGTACGCAGACATACGCGCCTTACGTGAGCTGTTCAGAAGGAAGCGGTTCGTGCGTGTTTCGCATCTTTGAAGGTCTTCAGGACGCTAGCACAGGACCTATACGCTGCATTGAGTTCCTCATATGTGTTTCATGTCCCCTGTAGTTTGTATGTAGTTTGCATGTATGAATTGTGCTAATCTATATGGCAATGATTTGTTTGTCGACAATCAATATGCGACCAGCATAAGGTGACTGTGTACTTTGGCTACAAAGGTGCATGCCGCATTTTGAGGGGCCAGCTGACAAGTAATGAGCCCGCCACAAGAAAGAGATTACACAGCAAtggcaaaaacatttttttaacatAGACTTCTACAGTGTAACATAGCCTTCCCATTGCTTCTCAAGCCATAATGCACCAATATGGTAAATAAGCACCCTTTTTGGTTAACGCAATCACCATCCCTAGTTAATGCAGCTGGTTGTATTAGATGTGGTTAATCGTCAATGCTTGCGCTTTCATGTTTGATGTCAGTGCCTTATCACTTTAATGTTGCACATATGACAATGCTTCCTCCCTAAGTTTTTGCAACATCTTGTCCCAAATATGTTTCCGAGATAACTCTTTTCAGTACAGGTACCAAATGATGGCCTGTTAGTTCTCCATTGTGTTGTCATATTGACTCACATATTcctaaaaaaaataattaaattatggggttttacatgccaaaaccacgatatgattatgagccacgccatagtgggggactccagaataatttcgaccacctggggttctttcacgtgcacataaatctaagtacactagtgctttcgcatttcgcccccatcgaaatgtggctgccagtggccgggattcgatcccgtgacctcgtgctcagtacaTATTCCTCTGTGCTTGAAAGGGAAAGGTTATTTTCATGCCATAATTTGTGTAAATTACAATGACGCTTGAAGGCTTCTACTTATACTGTGAAAGCCTAATTCTTTTATATATAACCTCTCTACTTGTCAGCCGACCCTTGTGCACACTTTGTAAACAGTAAAATTGTTCAGTTTTCCATGCTTTCAGTTCCATCTCATTTTATAATATGCATAAATACATCTGCAATATTACTATGCACAGCACATCCACACAGATCCAAGCACACGAGTAAACAGCACATAAGCAGGTGCTTGCTCGGCACAGATGCTGGAGAGGAACATGAAAATGCCATTCCGCATTCCATGCCAGTTTAACTAACTTTATACCAAAGAAACAATTCTCCACGCAATGAAACCCACTACACTCTTCACAAAACAATTCAACTTCGTAAATTGTGCGTCCCAGCTAAAGTCGCTCATAAACAAATGGAGCATTACGGATCTACTCCCTTCCGCCGTATCGTGTCTTCTAGCTTTTCAAATTCCTTGTTCGAGACTTTCTCCGCCTCATCCACGACTTGCTCGACGCTCTTCACCTCGGGAACATAGAACTGCAGCATATTTTGAATTCCCGCCTTGAGTGTAACCGAGGAACTCGGGCAGCCCGTGCAGGAACCTTGCAGCTTCAGCTTGACGACGCCGTCTTCGAAGCCCATGTAGAGGATGTCGCCGCCGTCCTCCTGTACCGTTGGCCTGATCCGCGTCTCGATTAACTCCTTGATGGTCAGCACCGTCTCGCTATCGCCTTCTTTCGGCTGCGTGTCTTCGGACACCTGGGTCGCCGCACTACCGTCGTCCAACACGGGCAGTCCGGTAGCGAAGAAGTCCATGATGGCCGCAAAGATGTGCGGCTTGATCACTTTCCACTCGGTTTCATCGTCCCCTTTCGTCACCGTGATGAAGTCCGGCCCCAGAAAAACAGCTTTGACGCCTTCCACACGAAGCAAATGACGCGCCAGCGGAGAGTCCTTCGCGCTCGCGATGTTGGGAAAATCGCGGGTGCCCTGCTCGAGTACCTTCACATTGGGCAGGAACTTGAGGCAGTTCGGGTTGGGAGTGTCTTGGGTCTGGATGAACATGCGCGACACCCATGATGTCCTGATACCTCGACGGTTCCAGGTGTGCGACAACAGAGCGCTGCGATGCAACACGGCATCGTTTCGCAAAACACTCAGGCAACGATTGTGAATCAACGCGAAGATGCGAGCCGCCATTTTTAAAAGGACTTACCGGTCACAGATGCATAGACGTATGTATACACCGAAGACCCAGGGCAGCTACAACTTGAAAGCAAAACATATAAAtaaacacaattttattttaattactAGCTTGTATAGTGCGTTTTAGTTTTTGAGAAAGTCTATATTGTTATGTTGCAGATCATTTAAAAACTGGTTCGCATCAAAGCACTACGACTGAACTTGTGTCATTTGTCCACACGAACaaacaacatggcggcgccctgcGACTCTCTCATGTTGAAGTGCCGATGTTAAAATTATTTTGCGTTTGCCAGAAAAAGCAACGCAACTTTGAATGTACACCATTGCAAAGTCGACGATGGCGACCTAACATTATCACATGTAAACTTGTAATTGGCTGCCACTAGCTGAACAATGTTTAGTGGAGTCATGCTGTTGCCCGCAGTGAAACCAGCCTTCGCTCGCGCTGGTTTCTCGTCGAGAATCACGCGATCTTTGACTACTTGGTCACGTTTGGCTTCGCGTTTCAATAGCATTGGTAAAAGAAGACCGAACTTTCAATTCGGGCTTGGCGAACGTTCGGTGAGTGTGCTGGCCGTCGCCTGTTACTGTACTACGTGTTGTCCTTGAAAACCTTCGGAGAAGCACTTGCTTGTTCCTTGCGGCGTGTTTTGCACCCTTCGAGCTGCTACTTACGCCCTATTTTCACACCAAATTGAAGACTTTTCTTATGGCTTCATAGTTTGCCCTGCAAGAAACATGAGGATACTTCACATTTCCCCGTTAACTAACCTTGGTAGTGTCTGTTACCGCTGTAAATGAAACAACAGAAAACGCTTGAAACGTAAAGGGGCCGGTTTGTGA
This genomic stretch from Dermacentor silvarum isolate Dsil-2018 chromosome 2, BIME_Dsil_1.4, whole genome shotgun sequence harbors:
- the LOC119441522 gene encoding NFU1 iron-sulfur cluster scaffold homolog, mitochondrial; this encodes MAARIFALIHNRCLSVLRNDAVLHRSALLSHTWNRRGIRTSWVSRMFIQTQDTPNPNCLKFLPNVKVLEQGTRDFPNIASAKDSPLARHLLRVEGVKAVFLGPDFITVTKGDDETEWKVIKPHIFAAIMDFFATGLPVLDDGSAATQVSEDTQPKEGDSETVLTIKELIETRIRPTVQEDGGDILYMGFEDGVVKLKLQGSCTGCPSSSVTLKAGIQNMLQFYVPEVKSVEQVVDEAEKVSNKEFEKLEDTIRRKGVDP